Proteins from a genomic interval of Cheilinus undulatus linkage group 15, ASM1832078v1, whole genome shotgun sequence:
- the hat1 gene encoding histone acetyltransferase type B catalytic subunit, with amino-acid sequence MAGVNTMEKKLAEYKCDTNEAICLKLVRFPEDVEDEGTTFHPEYSHQLFGDDEVAFGYKGLQIQLFYTAGNLGTLFKVKYSSKVTEMFDCVESDDVEGKIREIIPAGFTCNTDDFISLLEKEANFKPFGTLLHTYTVHSEEAGELTYQIHKADITCPGFQEYHERLQTFLMWFIETASFIDIDDDRWDFFLVFEKYNKDGETLYATVGYMTVYNYYVYPDKTRPRVSQMLILPPFQGEGHGAQLLEAVHRFYCSLPKVQDITAEDPSESYVKLRDYVLVKLCQGLPSFAADKLHLGFSADMVKESQEKLKINKKHARRVYEILRLRATDMSDEEKAREYRLEVKRRLFLPYRKNQRELAKMKKCLRPEELVSHMGQMDTQTQHEELEKSYQVAVEDYRRIIERLASQA; translated from the exons ATGGCGG GAGTTAACACCATGGAGAAGAAACTGGCTGAATACAAGTGTGACACAAATGAAGCAATATGCTTGAAGCTAG TTCGCTTCCCTGAAGATGTTGAAGATGAGGGCACCACATTTCACCCTGAATACAGCCACCAACTGTTTGGAGATGA TGAGGTCGCTTTTGGATACAAAGGTCTCCAGATACAGCTCTTCTACACTGCAGGAAACCTGGGCACCCTGTTCAAAGTGAAATACTCCTCAAAAGTCACTGAGATGTTTGACTGTGTGGAG TCTGATGATGTTGAAGGGAAGATTCGGGAAATCATCCCAGCAGGGTTCACCTGCAACACTGACGACTTCATCTCACTCCTGGAGAAAGAGGCCAATTTCAAGCCTTTCGGCACGCTGCTTCACACGTACACGGTCCACAGTGAGGAGGCTGGAGAACTCACTTACCAGATCCATAAG GCTGATATCACCTGCCCAGGATTCCAAGAGTACCACGAGCGCCTGCAGACCTTCCTCATGTGGTTCATTGAGACAGCCAGCTTCATCGACATAGACGACGATCGCTGGGATTTCTTTCTTGT ATTTGAAAAGTACAATAAAGATGGGGAGACTCTCTACGCAACTGTTGGCTACATGACAGTTTATAATTACTACGTGTACCCAGACAAAACCCGACCACGTGTAAG CCAAATGTTGATCCTGCCTCCGTTTCAAGGAGAAGGTCATGGAGCTCAGCTTCTTGAGGCTGTTCACAGGTTTTACTGCAGCCTGCCTAAAGTGCAAGACATCACAG CTGAAGACCCCTCTGAAAGCTATGTGAAGCTCAGAGACTACGTGTTGGTCAAGCTGTGTCAAGGCCTGCCCTCTTTTGCTGCAGACAAGCTGCACCTCGGCTTCTCCGCTGACATGGTCAAAGAATCACAAGAGAAGTTGAAAATAAACAAG AAACATGCAAGGAGAGTGTATGAAATCCTGCGTCTGAGAGCAACAGACATGAGTGATGAAGAAAAGGCGAGAGAATACCGCCTGGAGGTGAAGAGGAGGCTATTTTTACCATATAGG AAGAATCAGAGGGAGCTGGCCAAGATGAAGAAGTGCCTGCGGCCGGAGGAGCTGGTGTCCCACATGGGTCAGATGGACACTCAGACGCAACACGAGGAGCTGGAGAAGAGCTATCAGGTCGCCGTGGAAGACTACAGGAGAATCATTGAGAGGCTTGCTTCACAGGCCTGA